One window of the Amycolatopsis mediterranei genome contains the following:
- a CDS encoding MBL fold metallo-hydrolase, which translates to MADRLYFRQLLAGRDFAVGDPVATQMANFAYLIGDRETGDAVIVDPAYAVRDLLDVLAQDGMRLTGVLATHHHPDHVGGEMLGFSLPGIAELLAIEQVPIHVNGAETEWVRRVTGVSGTDLRAHDHDDVLEVGAIPIRLLHTPGHTPGSQCFLVEDKLVSGDTLFLEGCGRTDFPGGDAEEIYRSLQALAGLPGDPVVHPGHQYSAEPSAALSEVKRTNFVYRPRSLDEWKVMFGG; encoded by the coding sequence ATGGCAGATCGGCTCTACTTCCGGCAGCTGCTCGCCGGGCGTGACTTCGCCGTCGGCGACCCCGTCGCGACGCAGATGGCGAACTTCGCCTACCTGATCGGGGACCGCGAAACCGGGGACGCCGTCATCGTCGACCCGGCCTACGCGGTGCGGGACCTGCTCGACGTCCTGGCGCAGGACGGGATGCGGCTCACCGGTGTGCTGGCCACCCACCACCACCCCGACCACGTCGGCGGCGAGATGCTCGGCTTCTCCCTGCCCGGGATCGCCGAGCTGCTCGCGATCGAGCAGGTGCCGATCCACGTCAACGGCGCCGAGACCGAGTGGGTCCGGCGGGTCACCGGCGTGTCCGGCACCGACCTGCGCGCGCACGACCACGACGACGTCCTCGAGGTCGGCGCCATTCCCATCCGGCTGCTGCACACGCCAGGGCACACGCCGGGCAGCCAGTGCTTCCTGGTCGAGGACAAGCTCGTCTCCGGTGACACGCTCTTCCTGGAAGGCTGTGGCCGCACCGACTTCCCGGGCGGTGACGCCGAAGAGATCTACCGCAGCCTGCAGGCGCTCGCCGGCTTGCCGGGCGATCCGGTCGTCCACCCCGGGCACCAGTACTCGGCCGAGCCGTCCGCCGCGCTCTCGGAGGTCAAGCGCACCAACTTCGTCTACCGGCCGCGGTCGCTCGACGAATGGAAGGTCATGTTCGGCGGCTGA
- a CDS encoding DinB family protein — protein MSNTSSKTYRHWPAPVASDELRLLLDFLQFLRATAVNKLAGLTLPQATATPLPASPRMSALGVVKHLTAVERWWLSIEAGGADLPSLWAGSPDPSWDVGPDDTPASVVAAYKAEWGRVEKALRGLSPDDRTRRRSEFTVRWVLAHVVQETARHVGHLDVLRELADGEVGE, from the coding sequence ATGTCGAACACAAGTTCGAAGACGTATCGCCACTGGCCCGCTCCGGTGGCGTCCGACGAGCTGCGCCTGTTGCTGGACTTCCTGCAGTTCCTGCGCGCGACGGCGGTGAACAAGCTGGCGGGGCTGACGTTGCCGCAGGCCACGGCGACGCCGCTGCCGGCATCGCCGCGAATGAGCGCACTGGGCGTGGTGAAGCACCTGACGGCGGTGGAGCGCTGGTGGCTGTCGATCGAGGCCGGCGGGGCGGACCTGCCGTCACTGTGGGCGGGCAGCCCGGACCCGAGCTGGGACGTCGGACCGGACGACACGCCGGCGTCGGTGGTGGCGGCGTACAAGGCGGAGTGGGGCCGGGTGGAGAAGGCGCTGCGCGGACTGAGCCCGGACGACCGCACGCGGCGGCGATCGGAGTTCACCGTGCGGTGGGTGCTGGCGCACGTGGTGCAGGAGACGGCGCGGCACGTCGGGCATCTGGACGTGCTGCGCGAGCTGGCGGACGGGGAGGTGGGTGAGTGA
- a CDS encoding ABC transporter ATP-binding protein, translating into MRTTGRQVLRRSIAGQRRSVALAALLTAGHQGGEALVPVVIGVVIDQAVAGGSVGTLLFWLAVLGVLFAALSTSYRLGARFGERAAERAAHDLRLDVGRRVLHPGGVAGSGTLAGELVSIGTSDAQRVGTVNGVLPFGVAGLAGLLVSAVALLTMSLPLGLLVLLGTPPMLYLAHLIGKPLERRSEAEQERSAVASGVATDLVAGLRVLKGVGAERAAVDRYRRTSQDSLRATLRAARAQAWHNGALLALTGIFIAVVAFVGGNLAAAGDITVGDLVAAVGLAQYLITPFSIFSWVNGELAQGRASAARIAEVLNAAHAVGAGDAVLPVPAAGHVKLSALNRGALRDVGFEARPGELLGVVATDPAAATDLLDCLGRAADPVGGSVSVDSVDLSTVDPGRVREVVLVAAHDADLFAGTLAENVATGPKTAEAMTAAAVDEVASALPDGVATAVTERGRSLSGGQRQRVALARALAADAPVLVLHDPTTAVDTVTEARIAAGLAELRRGRTTILVTTSPALLAATDRVVLLDDGRVAGEGSHAELAGRPDYRAAVLS; encoded by the coding sequence GTGCGCACGACGGGACGGCAGGTCCTCCGCCGGTCGATCGCCGGGCAACGACGATCGGTGGCGCTCGCGGCGCTCCTGACCGCGGGCCACCAAGGCGGCGAAGCACTGGTCCCGGTGGTGATCGGCGTGGTCATCGACCAGGCCGTCGCGGGCGGCTCGGTGGGCACACTCCTGTTCTGGCTGGCGGTGTTGGGCGTGCTTTTCGCCGCGCTGTCAACCAGCTACCGCCTCGGTGCCCGCTTCGGCGAGCGCGCCGCCGAACGCGCGGCCCACGACCTGCGCCTCGACGTCGGACGCCGGGTGCTGCACCCCGGCGGCGTGGCCGGCTCCGGCACCCTCGCCGGCGAGCTGGTGAGCATCGGGACCTCGGACGCCCAACGCGTCGGCACCGTCAACGGTGTCCTGCCCTTCGGCGTCGCCGGCCTGGCCGGGCTGCTGGTCAGCGCCGTTGCCCTGCTCACCATGTCGCTGCCGCTCGGCCTGCTCGTGCTGCTCGGCACGCCGCCGATGCTGTACCTGGCGCACCTGATCGGGAAGCCCCTCGAGCGCCGCAGCGAGGCCGAGCAGGAGCGGTCGGCGGTCGCCTCCGGCGTCGCCACGGACCTCGTCGCCGGGCTGCGCGTGCTCAAGGGCGTCGGCGCCGAACGCGCCGCCGTCGACCGCTACCGGCGGACCAGCCAGGACTCGCTGCGAGCGACCCTGCGCGCCGCCCGCGCCCAGGCCTGGCACAACGGCGCACTGCTGGCGCTCACCGGGATCTTCATCGCCGTCGTCGCCTTCGTCGGCGGCAACCTCGCCGCGGCGGGCGACATCACCGTCGGCGACCTGGTCGCCGCGGTCGGGCTCGCGCAGTACCTGATCACGCCGTTCAGCATCTTTTCGTGGGTCAACGGCGAGCTGGCGCAGGGCCGGGCGTCGGCCGCGCGGATCGCCGAGGTGCTGAACGCGGCCCACGCCGTCGGAGCCGGGGACGCGGTGCTGCCGGTACCGGCGGCCGGGCACGTCAAGCTGTCCGCGCTGAACCGCGGCGCCCTGCGTGACGTCGGTTTCGAGGCGCGCCCGGGTGAGCTGCTGGGTGTGGTGGCCACCGACCCGGCCGCCGCGACCGACCTCCTGGACTGCCTGGGCCGCGCCGCCGATCCGGTGGGCGGTTCGGTGTCGGTCGACTCGGTCGATCTGTCCACAGTGGATCCCGGCCGGGTCCGCGAAGTGGTGCTGGTCGCCGCGCACGACGCGGACCTGTTCGCCGGGACGCTCGCCGAGAACGTGGCCACCGGGCCGAAGACCGCCGAAGCGATGACCGCGGCCGCCGTCGACGAGGTGGCGAGCGCGCTGCCCGACGGCGTCGCGACCGCCGTCACCGAACGCGGGCGGTCGCTCTCGGGCGGGCAGCGCCAGCGGGTCGCACTCGCCCGGGCGCTCGCCGCCGACGCGCCGGTGCTGGTGCTGCACGACCCGACGACCGCGGTCGACACGGTCACCGAGGCGCGGATCGCCGCCGGGCTCGCCGAACTGCGGCGCGGCCGCACCACGATCCTCGTGACGACCAGCCCGGCGCTGCTGGCCGCCACCGACCGCGTCGTCCTGCTCGACGACGGGCGCGTCGCGGGCGAAGGCAGTCACGCCGAACTGGCCGGCCGTCCCGACTACCGAGCGGCGGTGCTGTCATGA
- a CDS encoding ABC transporter ATP-binding protein has translation MTRELLPVADSRRIRAVLGELAGRAKGRAAAAFGMLVAATTIGLLTAPLLGRVVDLVATRRPAAELVTPIVGLVLVAVAQAVATALGVSLVARLGETILAELRERFVERALGLPLEQLERAGSGDLTARVTNDVSVVAEGVRQALPELGRSVLTVVLTLGALAVLDWRFLLAALLAVPIQLWTVRWYVPRAKPLYAAQREAVGAQQQQLLDTIGGAKTVRAFRLADTHLERVRDRSDAAVSLALRGIRLVTRFYARLNLAEFVGLSAVLALGFLLVGADAVTVGVATAAALYFHSLFGPITTALALVDDAQAAAAGLARLIGVADQPAEPSPAQPSRPVDASVKTAGIGYSYVDGHPVLRDVDLGVAPGERVALVGASGAGKTTLAKLIAGIHAPDEGSVTLGGVSLDELGPEATRRTVGLISQEVHVFAGPLAEDLRLARPSATEAELRAALAKVGALTWVSSLPDGLATVVGEGGHQLTVTQAQQLALARLVLADPPIAILDEATAEAGSAGSRVLESAAAAALEGRTALVVAHRLTQAAASDRIVVLDAGAVVESGTHEDLVAAGGQYAKLWEAWSGQRA, from the coding sequence ATGACCCGCGAACTGCTCCCCGTGGCCGACAGCCGCCGGATCCGCGCCGTCCTCGGCGAACTCGCCGGCCGGGCGAAAGGCCGGGCCGCGGCCGCGTTCGGCATGCTCGTGGCGGCCACCACGATCGGCCTGCTGACCGCGCCCCTGCTCGGCCGGGTCGTCGACCTGGTCGCCACGCGGCGGCCGGCCGCGGAGCTGGTCACGCCGATCGTGGGGCTGGTGCTCGTCGCGGTGGCGCAGGCGGTGGCGACCGCGCTCGGCGTGTCGCTGGTGGCGCGGCTGGGCGAAACGATCCTGGCCGAGCTGCGCGAACGCTTCGTCGAACGCGCGCTCGGCCTGCCGCTCGAACAACTCGAGCGCGCCGGTTCCGGTGACCTCACCGCCCGCGTGACGAACGACGTGTCGGTGGTCGCCGAGGGTGTCCGGCAGGCGCTGCCCGAGCTGGGGCGATCGGTGCTGACGGTCGTCCTGACGCTCGGGGCGCTGGCCGTGCTCGACTGGCGGTTCCTGCTGGCCGCGCTGCTGGCCGTGCCGATCCAGCTGTGGACCGTGCGCTGGTACGTGCCGCGCGCGAAGCCGTTGTACGCGGCCCAGCGCGAGGCGGTCGGGGCGCAACAGCAGCAGCTGCTGGACACCATCGGCGGCGCGAAGACGGTCCGGGCGTTCCGGCTGGCGGACACCCACCTCGAGCGCGTGCGGGACCGGTCCGACGCGGCCGTCTCACTGGCGTTGCGGGGAATCCGGCTGGTGACGCGGTTCTACGCGCGGCTCAACCTGGCGGAGTTCGTCGGGCTGTCGGCGGTGCTGGCGCTCGGGTTCCTGCTGGTGGGCGCGGACGCGGTGACGGTCGGGGTCGCGACGGCGGCGGCGCTGTACTTCCACAGCCTGTTCGGGCCGATCACGACGGCCCTGGCGCTGGTCGACGACGCCCAGGCGGCCGCGGCCGGCCTCGCGCGGCTGATCGGCGTCGCCGACCAGCCGGCCGAGCCGTCGCCCGCGCAGCCGTCACGGCCGGTGGACGCGTCGGTGAAGACGGCGGGGATCGGTTACTCCTATGTGGACGGTCATCCGGTGCTGCGGGACGTCGACCTCGGTGTCGCACCCGGCGAACGGGTGGCGCTGGTCGGCGCGAGCGGAGCCGGGAAGACGACGCTGGCCAAGCTGATCGCCGGCATCCACGCCCCCGACGAGGGGTCGGTCACGCTCGGCGGCGTGTCGCTGGACGAGCTGGGGCCGGAGGCCACGCGCCGGACGGTGGGGCTGATCAGCCAGGAGGTCCACGTCTTCGCGGGCCCGCTGGCCGAGGACTTGCGGCTGGCGCGGCCGTCGGCGACCGAGGCCGAGTTGCGGGCCGCGCTCGCGAAGGTGGGCGCGTTGACCTGGGTTTCGTCCCTCCCCGACGGGTTGGCCACCGTGGTCGGCGAAGGCGGCCACCAGCTGACGGTGACGCAGGCGCAGCAGCTGGCCCTGGCCCGGCTGGTGCTGGCCGACCCGCCCATCGCGATCCTCGACGAGGCCACGGCGGAGGCGGGCAGCGCGGGATCACGCGTCCTGGAGTCGGCGGCCGCGGCGGCGTTGGAGGGCCGCACGGCGCTGGTGGTGGCCCACCGCCTGACCCAGGCGGCGGCGTCCGACCGGATCGTGGTCCTCGACGCGGGAGCGGTGGTGGAGTCGGGAACCCACGAAGACCTGGTCGCCGCGGGCGGTCAGTACGCGAAGCTGTGGGAAGCCTGGTCCGGCCAGCGCGCCTGA
- a CDS encoding MbtH family protein, translated as MTNPFEDPSGTYLVLVNAENQHSLWPEPNDVPPGWTVTFGPAARQSCLDHVEANWTDMRPKSLADAMDA; from the coding sequence ATGACCAACCCGTTCGAAGACCCGTCCGGGACGTACCTCGTCCTCGTCAACGCCGAAAACCAGCACAGCCTGTGGCCGGAGCCCAACGACGTCCCACCCGGCTGGACGGTCACCTTCGGCCCCGCCGCCCGCCAGTCCTGCCTGGACCACGTGGAAGCGAACTGGACGGACATGCGCCCCAAGTCCCTGGCCGACGCCATGGACGCCTGA
- a CDS encoding ABC transporter substrate-binding protein produces the protein MSVFQGAAGLSRRGFLIGAGGVAAAAALTACGSGGKPAAGGTTGPWEFTDDRGQKAARDQRPARVVAYASSAAALWDYGIRPVGVFGPQKTAGGGKEIQAGNIDLNAVTSIGNAWDDFSMEKFAALKPDLVVTGLTGTKPTDMWVLTDDLGPKVQQIAPIVALSEYKVTLPKVIERYSQLAVALGGDANSDTMKKAKDDFAKASEDLRAAAKEKAGLKVLVLYGDKDGLYIAKPDYFADLAYYRELGLDIVSGGGSEDYWEQLSWEQAGKYPADLILTDSRSYALPRAQMTQFPTWNQLPAVKAGQLGDWSAEPRFNHLLATPVIEKLTALVKGARTDITA, from the coding sequence ATGTCCGTGTTCCAAGGCGCTGCCGGGCTCAGCCGGCGCGGATTCCTGATCGGGGCGGGCGGCGTCGCGGCCGCCGCGGCCCTCACCGCGTGCGGCAGCGGCGGCAAGCCGGCGGCCGGCGGCACCACCGGCCCGTGGGAGTTCACCGACGACCGCGGTCAGAAGGCCGCGCGCGACCAGCGTCCCGCGCGGGTGGTGGCCTACGCCAGCTCGGCCGCGGCGCTCTGGGACTACGGCATCCGTCCGGTCGGCGTGTTCGGCCCGCAGAAGACGGCAGGCGGTGGCAAGGAAATCCAGGCCGGCAACATCGACCTGAACGCCGTCACCTCGATCGGCAACGCCTGGGACGACTTCAGCATGGAGAAGTTCGCCGCGCTGAAGCCGGACCTGGTCGTCACCGGCCTGACCGGCACCAAACCGACGGACATGTGGGTGCTCACCGACGACCTCGGCCCCAAGGTGCAGCAGATCGCGCCGATCGTCGCGCTGTCGGAGTACAAGGTCACGCTGCCCAAGGTGATCGAGCGCTACTCGCAGCTGGCCGTCGCACTGGGCGGTGACGCGAACTCGGACACCATGAAGAAGGCCAAGGACGACTTCGCCAAGGCGTCGGAAGACCTGCGTGCGGCGGCCAAGGAGAAGGCCGGGCTCAAGGTCCTCGTGCTGTACGGCGACAAGGACGGTCTGTACATCGCGAAGCCGGACTACTTCGCCGACCTCGCGTACTACCGCGAACTCGGCCTGGACATCGTCTCCGGCGGCGGCAGCGAGGACTACTGGGAGCAGCTGTCCTGGGAGCAGGCGGGCAAGTATCCGGCGGACCTGATCCTGACCGACTCGCGCTCGTACGCGCTGCCGCGCGCCCAGATGACGCAGTTCCCGACCTGGAACCAGCTGCCCGCGGTCAAGGCCGGGCAACTCGGCGACTGGTCGGCCGAGCCGCGCTTCAACCACCTGCTCGCCACGCCGGTCATCGAGAAGCTGACCGCGCTGGTGAAGGGTGCCCGCACGGACATCACCGCCTGA
- the panD gene encoding aspartate 1-decarboxylase, which translates to MHRTLMNAKIHRATVTQADLHYVGSLTIDADLMAAADIVEGEQVQVVDITNGARLETYAITGEPGSGVIGVNGAAAHLVHPGDLVIIITYAQVHESERARHRPRVVHVDADNRQVHLGHDPAEPVPGAAAQLSGRGR; encoded by the coding sequence GTGCACCGCACCCTGATGAACGCCAAGATCCACCGCGCCACCGTCACCCAGGCCGACCTGCACTACGTCGGCTCGCTGACCATCGACGCGGACCTGATGGCCGCCGCGGACATCGTCGAAGGCGAGCAGGTCCAGGTCGTCGACATCACCAACGGCGCCCGGCTGGAGACCTACGCCATCACCGGCGAGCCGGGCTCCGGCGTGATCGGCGTCAACGGCGCGGCCGCGCACCTCGTGCACCCCGGCGACCTGGTCATCATCATCACCTACGCGCAGGTCCACGAGTCCGAGCGCGCCAGGCACCGGCCGCGGGTGGTGCACGTGGACGCGGACAACCGGCAGGTCCACCTGGGACACGACCCGGCCGAGCCGGTGCCCGGCGCGGCGGCGCAGCTGTCCGGCCGTGGGCGTTGA